The region TTGCGTGAGCACCTTGCAGACATCGATTTAGAATCTTTGAAGATAGAAACCTTGTTGACCATAGAGACTTATCACTACCTGCACCGAAAACATAAAGCGCTGCTCCCACAACTGGAAGAAACATTGAATCAACTGGCTGAGAAAGGGACGGTTGCCATGTTAAAAACTAAGTATCAGATTTAAATAAATCATCCTGTTCTGCCGCCTGTGATGTACTTTGTGATTGAATGTCGCCACCACGTTTTTTCGCTGCCATCACACGCTTCTGTCGCTGCGCGCATAAATCAATCACTTTACGTTTTTGTTGTTCGGTTAAGGCATGCCAGTGGAAGCGCTCTTCGCGACTGCGAAAGCACCCTTTGCAATAACCCCGGTTGTTTACCTCACAGATCCCACGACAAGGGCTGGGGATCTCAAAAATCTCAATCTGTTCCATATTGACTCAAAAACATGCGCTTAATTTGGCAAATGGCCAAATTGACGCCCTGCTAATGGCTCAGCAAGTTCATTTTTGATTATAATACATACTGCAAACCGCATTGTATAATTAGGATAGGACGACCCATGAGAAAATGGCTTTCCCTTTGTCTGCTTTTGCCTTGTTTTGCTTACGCAGATTGGCATAGTGGCCGTATTGAAATGATAGCAATA is a window of Pseudoalteromonas sp. R3 DNA encoding:
- a CDS encoding DUF1289 domain-containing protein — translated: MEQIEIFEIPSPCRGICEVNNRGYCKGCFRSREERFHWHALTEQQKRKVIDLCAQRQKRVMAAKKRGGDIQSQSTSQAAEQDDLFKSDT